One genomic segment of Impatiens glandulifera chromosome 6, dImpGla2.1, whole genome shotgun sequence includes these proteins:
- the LOC124943171 gene encoding PLASMODESMATA CALLOSE-BINDING PROTEIN 1-like, translated as MKSIYVLLPLLLFSSLLIISKSEGNILQWCIADGQMPDDVLQRALDWACGHGANCTKIQPNQICFLPNTVRAHASYAFNSFHQRLKHQDHNSCYFNSAAFITETNPSYGSCKYEVLP; from the exons ATGAAAAGCATATATGTTTTGCTCCCTCTGTTacttttttcttcattattaattatttcaaagtCAG AGGGGAACATTTTGCAATGGTGCATAGCAGATGGGCAAATGCCAGATGATGTATTGCAAAGGGCTCTTGATTGGGCTTGTGGACATGGTGCAAATTGTACAAAGATCCAGCCCaatcaaatatgtttcttgcCCAATACTGTTAGGGCACATGCTTCATATGCCTTCAACAGCTTTCACCAAAGGCTAAAGCACCAAGATCACAATAGTTGTTATTTCAATTCTGCTGCCTTCATTACTGAAACCAATCCAA GTTATGGTTCATGCAAATATGAAGTTCTTCCTTAA
- the LOC124942895 gene encoding PLASMODESMATA CALLOSE-BINDING PROTEIN 1-like: MLFMKIIWVLLTLILLLSLTIPKSEGQFVQWCIADEQTPNELLQNALDWACGNGANCSMIQPKQACFLPNTLKDHASFAFNSFYQRLKHKDDDSCYFRAAALITDLDPSYGSCKYEVLP, from the exons atgttgTTCATGAAGATCATATGGGTTTTGCTTACTCTGATACTTTTGCTTTCATTGACTATTCCAAAATCAG AGGGGCAGTTTGTGCAATGGTGCATAGCTGATGAACAAACACCCAATGAATTGCTTCAAAATGCTCTTGATTGGGCTTGTGGAAATGGGGCAAATTGTAGCATGATCCAGCCAAAGCAAGCATGTTTCTTGCCTAATACTCTCAAAGATCATGCCTCATTTGCTTTCAACAGCTTTTACCAAAGGCTAAAGCacaaagatgatgatagttGCTATTTCAGAGCTGCTGCTCTCATTACTGATCTTGATCCAA GTTATGGTTCATGCAAATATGAAGTTCTTCCTTAA
- the LOC124943172 gene encoding FAS1 domain-containing protein SELMODRAFT_448915-like has protein sequence MARLIFIIFFIISFMASKAHSINQTDLQLAIEDMRSQSYHGFVILLKLLNASSFPFKDVTLFIPGDAEISASSFNDVTDFILHHSIAMPLTFNELAHFPTGSLVPSGIADLLIKIQNRGRANFSINNAKIMAPNVCVKSQIKCHGIDAVIAYNSSLNNNNNNDSNNNGGP, from the coding sequence ATGGCTCGTCTCATCTTCATCATAttcttcatcatttctttcatgGCCTCAAAAGCACACTCCATAAACCAAACAGATCTTCAACTTGCCATAGAAGACATGAGGTCCCAATCTTACCATGGATTTGTAATCCTCCTCAAATTGTTAAACGCTTCATCCTTCCCATTCAAAGATGTCACTCTCTTCATACCAGGTGATGCTGAAATATCAGCATCTTCTTTTAACGACGTTACAGATTTTATTTTGCACCATTCCATCGCGATGCCACTTACGTTCAATGAACTCGCTCATTTCCCAACCGGATCCCTTGTACCGTCGGGGATTGCTGATCTGTTAATAAAGATTCAGAATAGAGGAAGGGCTAATTTTTCTATTAACAATGCTAAGATTATGGCGCCCAATGTTTGTGTGAAATCTCAGATCAAGTGTCATGGAATTGATGCAGTGATTGCTTATAACAGCAGCctaaacaacaataataataatgacagTAATAATAATGGTGGGCCTTAA